The following are from one region of the Oncorhynchus masou masou isolate Uvic2021 chromosome 24, UVic_Omas_1.1, whole genome shotgun sequence genome:
- the org gene encoding oogenesis-related yields the protein MLTLGGTEDKVVVKRDSVLTTVLCRLSQFWPVRLAMRALRGFWWLLGFSPSDEDFVPPEEDDNTSPARHCLAGRKRLRRTTRILLAILPRRLQSALGYPVCTSIGCAVSPEVLCSPTKLCGKGNKRKQDDIDDDEEQQTWVEALSQELEDEEPSVDPDYEPSAVDTDSEEYNSQNDTESDLDVSGKVVIDDLKTNVPQTA from the exons ATGTTGACATTGGGTGGCACTGAG GACAAAGTTGTGGTgaagagagacagtgtgttaacCACTGTACTCTGTCGCCTGTCACAGTTTTGGCCTGTCAGACTAGCG ATGCGTGCTCTCCGTGGGTTTTGGTGGCTGTTGGGTTTCTCCCCTTCAGATGAGGATTTTGTTCCTCCAGAAGAGGATGACAATACTAGTCCAGCCCGCCACTGTCTAGCAGGCCGCAAGCGTCTGCGTCGAACCACACGCATCCTGTTGGCCATCCTGCCTCGCCGTCTGCAGAGCGCCCTGGGCTACCCTGTGTGCACCAGCATCGGCTGTGCTGTATCCCCAG AGGTGCTTTGCTCCCCCACTAAGCTCTGTGGGAAAGGCAACAAGAGGAAGCAGGATGACATTGATGACGATGAGGAGCAGCAGACCTGGGTCGAGGCGCTCTCTCAGGAACTAGAGGATGAGGAGCCTTCTGTTGATCCTGACTATGAG CCGAGTGCAGTGGATACTGACAGTGAGGAGTATAACTCTCAAAATGACACAGAAAGTGACCTTGATGTTTCAGGGAAGGTCGTGATCGACGACCTTAAAACG AATGTTCCTCAGACGGCATAG